CTGTATTCTCGATGATTTGCTTACCTGGTTTTTTATGTCGTTTGAGAATTGTGTGTCAATtcctttgttgttgattttgttTGTCATTTCTGGTTTGACATTCCATCCAATCCTCTCTGCTCTAAGTCTACTTGGTTTTCAATTCATGAATTTCCATCAGACGCATTGTCGGCCCCCTGCTCTATTTGTTTACAATTCTGGTTGTGAAGTTGTTTCAGTTTGAACTAATTGATGGTCTGGTGATTACGTTCTGTATCAGTTTGGAAGAGGGTAAATGGCTTCCACTTTCACAGCCATGTCTTCAATTGGGACCCTTTCTGCTCCTGGAAGCCGTGCAATGGATAAAAAGCTTTTACCGTCTTCTGATAAGTTGACTTCTCGCACATCCATTTCTTCATTTGCACTCCCAAAAAGACAGAGTGTAGTTCTTAGAAGAAACCGTTCTTCCAAGATCTCTGCCATGGCGAAGGAATTGCATTTCAACCAGGATGGCTCAGCTATTAAGAAATTACAGGTGAGTACTAGTTGTTGCTTGTTCATTCAGTGGTTCTCGTTGTCTTGAAACTTTCCTTTTATGAAGCTATTTTAATTCCTATTGTAGTCATTGTAACAAGACGTCTCTTGGTTTCAGAACGGTGTGAACAAACTTGCAGACTTAGTTGGAGTTACTCTTGGTCCCAAAGGAAGAAATGTGGTTCTAGAAAGCAAGTATGGCTCTCCGAAAATTGTTAATGATGGTGTAACAGTTGCAAAAGAGGTATCCCATTCCCACCTCTGTTTTTAACGTTATTTCTTCCATTCTATATCATTATACTGACATACTCTCCAATTTGTATTAGTTTAATCGTGGTTTTACATGTGATGGTTAGGTTGAATTGGAGGATCCAGTTGAGAACATTGGCGCTAAGCTAGTCAGACAAGCTGCTGCAAAGACCAACGACTTAGCTGGTGATGGAACTACAACTTCAGTTGTTCTGGCTCAGGGTCTTATTGCTGAAGGTGTCAAGGTATTCAAACTCAGAGTAATGCTATGTTTAAGCATATCCACATGTGAATTTTTACTAACTGATTTGAACATATTTTAGGTAGTCGCAGCTGGAGCAAATCCTGTTCTTATAACAAGAGGCATTGAAAAAACAGCCAAAGCCTTGGTCTCTGAACTCAAAAAAATGTCAAAAGAGGTAAAATTGCATGGTTTAACGAACTTTTCATTTGGTTCATGTTTGGGACTGATTTTGACATTGTTAAAATCACtctgaaaatttttatttaatgttaAATTTTAGACTTTTGAACACAATTTTCATgttaattaaatttgttttgaaCGATTAAAGCATGTTTTAgagtaattttgaaaatgaaaaaaaaaagtgattttagCCATTTTAGAATTACTTCCGAGTATGCCTTGATTGTTGGATGCAATTGTGAATAGCTAGATTAAGATGTGATATTGTTGCAGGTTGAAGACAGCGAATTGGCCGATGTGGCTGCAGTTAGTGCTGGAAACAACCATGAAGTGGGTAGTATGATTGCTGAAGCCATGAGCAAGGTAGGAAGGAAGGGTGTGGTGACCCTTGAAGAGGGAAGAAGTGCCGATAACTTTCtctatgttgtcgaaggaatgCAATTTGACAGAGGGTATATCTCTCCATACTTTGTCACTGATAGTGAGAAAATGGCTGTGGAATATGAAAACTGCAAGGTATGTATCCTATATTCCATCCGTCTTAAAATTGCAAGGTATCACTCTTCGTGTCTTCTAATCTTCAGTTCTTTGTGAATCATACAGCTGCTTCTTGTTGACAAAAAGATCACCAATGCAAGGGATCTCATTAACATACTGGAGGATGCTATCAGAGGTGGCTATCCTGTTGTGATAATGGCAGAGGATATTGAGCAGGAAGCTCTGGCAACTCTTGTTGTAAATAAACTGAGAGGATCTTTGAAGATAGCCGCACTTAAAGCTCCTGGGTTTGGAGAGCGCAAGAGCCAGTACCTTGACGACATTGCTATTCTCACTGGAGGTCTTcccttttcttcatttttctcctAATGGCCTGTTTCCTGTTTCCCTTAAATGGCCCTTTAACCAACTTATACAGTCATCATTCAAAAATCATAATAAGCAGGAAACATAAGCCATCCTTGTTTTCCTACGGTTGTTATTAAAAGTAGATTCTTTTTTGTGATACAGGCACGGTTATCAGAGAGGAGGTAGGGCTTTCCTTAGACAAAGCTGGAAAGGAGGTACTTGGAAATGCATCCAAGGTAGTGCTTACCAAAGATACCACAACCATCGTTGGTGATGGTAGCACCCAAGAAGCCGTGTCCAAGCGTGTTGCACAGATAAAAAACCTGATCGAGGTAGTGATAgcaatatttttatttctttttattgctttttcttgaaattttccaTGCCAATGCTTGAGCAGGCAACTGGATAGGGATACTAATTTGGCCATTGATTGTGTAGGCTGCAGATCAAGACTATGAGAAGGAGAAACTTAATGAGAGAATCGCTAAACTTTCTGGTGGTGTAGCTGTTATACAGGTGAATTTATTTAGTTCCTATACAGTATATCAGCTTGTTTTGCTATACATGGTTCTGACATCTTGGCAATTCTTGAAGGTGGGAGCACAAACTGAGACAGAACTCAAGGAAAAGAAACTGAGAGTTGAAGATGCTCTTAATGCTACAAAGGTACTTTTTAATATGCTGTGTCATGTGTGTATAACTCAGATCCCTTGTTACAATTCCAAATCTATATCTAAAATGAGTGTATTATCTAAATATTATTGAGAATCATCTGTAACTGGAACAATCATTACCTTTCCAGCTTGAATAGATTTGGGTTAATTTGGGTACTTTGAAATGATTTGCAGGCAGCCGTTGAGGAAGGTATTGTTGTTGGTGGTGGTTGCACCCTTCTTAGACTTGCTTCAAAGGTGGATGCTATCAAGGAATCCTTTGAAAATGACGAGGAGAAGGTAATCTGTCTAGTAAATTTGTTGTTTGTCAATTGAATAGATGTTAATCTTTAGTTGGGTTGAGTATTTGTTTTGTGGTTTATGCATCTTATCGTTGCttcctttttattattctttaccATCTACTGCTAGTTTTTCTCTGAAAGTTCTATTGGTTTGATGACAGGTTGGAGCAGACATTGTTAAGAGAGCATTAAGCTATCCCCTCAAGCTGATTGCAAAGAATGCTGGTGTTAACGGTAGTGTCGTGAGTGAGAAGGTATATATACACAATTACAATATACACCTGTTCATTCAATCTTTTTTTGTTCCTCGTTGTGAATGTGTAGAAgtgttgaagattttgtttctttattagGTGTTATCCAGTGACAACTATCGATATGGATACAATGCTGCAACTGGGAACTATGAAGACTTGATGGCTGCTGGAATCATCGACCCAACCAAGGTGAGGACTCTTTATGATTATGTTATGAATGTTATTTTTCTTGGATAAGAAATTGAGCTTTCATGAGATACTCAGGTTTTACGGAGAGAAATGAAAGGTCCATAAAAAAACAAGTCCAACCTCAGGACTAACTAACTACAAAGAGAACCTCAATCCAACAAAATTTAATCAATATCATAGTTACAATAAACTGAGCTTTTACGTAGAGAAATGAAAGAATGCACAAGTTCATGTGAAAAACAACTCCAGGAGACTCTGGACTAACTAAATAAAAAACCTCAATCCGACAAAATTGAACTAGGATCATAGGTACAAAAGAATGCAAGTCTATAAGAAAAGAAGTctaacaaaaggagagagaCTTAGGACTAGctacgaaaagaaaaaaaaacctcaatCCAACAGAATTAGAGTAAGATAATACTAGCACAAAAGCCTGCCTTATTTATGTTATTGTATTTTGTGCCTCCCAAACATCATCACGACTGCTCAACCTCGTAAAAAATCAGAATGGAGAATACCAATGTGTTGCCTGCCTTAGTTTCTCTTTGAACTTGGAAAGATAAATACATGACACTAGTTGTTGTTTTACATATTTGTCTATACAAACTACGACTATGCCTAAAATGGCTGTGTTTTATGTGATATCAGGTGGTTAGATGCTGCTTAGAGCATGCAGCTTCAGTGGCAAAGACATTCTTGATGTCAGATTGTGTGGTGGTGGAGATCAAGGAGCCTGAACCAGTTCCTGCTGGTAATCCCATGGACAATTCTGGATATGGGTATTGATAAGAGAGTTAGAAGTTAAGAGGAAGAGAGTAATAAGGAAGAGAGAGCCATTCCATGGTTGAAATCGAGGAGGAAGATGAGAAATAGAAATTCATGGGGtgaaaaaaaaagccaattttcttctttatttttgtaGATTCAGCCACTTCTTTGTACTAGAGAGATAGAGACCTTAGATGAGAAAATGTCAAAAGCATTCAAAGAACATAAGAATGATTGAGAGCATCCATCTTCTTTAGTAGAATTTTAATGATTGAGAGCATCTTCTTCCCCTTTTCCATGTTGAATTGAAAAATATCACTTGCCCTCATTTTGCTTTTGAGATATGTATTTGGGTGCAAAGTACAAAATTCTTGGCAAAGTTAAAATTgttaattatttgaattatgaaCGTTGAGTGatgatttcaactttttatTGTAATAgcgctaaaaaaaaaaagtttggctACCATGTTAGTCATATTATCAAATTCAAAGATCATGGGATGTCAAAAGGTGTTCTTATTCTTTCATAGTTTTTTTTAGTCTAACTACCGTTGCTTTTTAATGTAATTTAAACTAAGTTTAGATTCAATTTTAGTCTCATACgataactttttattttaaagaacTTTTGTTTTCGGCAGTTgtacttatttattattattatttaatcctatttatatgagtggtacttatttattattgttattttatttttcatggactttttttttcatttatgtctaattttataataattttttacgTATTTACTCACTTCCAAAATTCGAAAAGAGTATGAtaggattttttaaaaatttagaagatcgtaatatatatttttaaaagtttagagacTAAAATAGAATCATATTTCAGTCTTGaaatttattattactattttatttgaaaagCGAAAAGTTGGTGGACCGTGTCTTATTACGAAGGGATAACAAACTTACATATTATAAACTTTGTTGTACGGAGGAATTGTCATTTTCCACATGTtcattctaaaaagaaaaaccattCATTGATATTAAAAATTATGAAATTGTAGCATATGGATTGTAGAATGtcaatatttaatatttatttttttcgcACAAACATATATTCTCTCACCAATCAACCAAATTGTACCTGAATTCTGAataacaactttttttttttttttcttctttctagaATACAAAATATCAAACATTAAGGAATCAAAACTTTCATCATCTCAAGTTTCAATCTTCCATTACTGCATTATTGTAAATTGAACTCAAGCTCTATTCACTACATTATAAATGTAATTCATCATCGATAATCTTTCCATGTATGAAAACACAAACTTATTCCATCCCTCAAACTCAAATTTATACCCTCTCTCCTATGGAATGCAAGAACAAAAGCCACATGTGTAATTTGAaacccaaaataataataataatgataataataataataataataataataataataataataataaaaaagagtaGAGAGAAAATAGACAAAACAAAATATCAGTTTCGATAGTTGCGAAAAGCGCGTCCCTTTTTaccatttctttttctctatttatatatacatatttgtttatttatataatattcCCTATTCTTCTTTAACCGTTTCCCatccttttctctctttcttttctaaaccccatttattttttaaatcaaattttccaaatctcaaaatattttctgctACTACAACAAACAACCTCACTCCACTTACGTTAGTAATCTTATGAGACAACCAACTTGTTGTATAATCTTTaagttgtttttaaattttagttattaGTTTGTTGAAGATGATGGGATTTTAAGCCAATGATTTGATTATGAAATTTTGTGGATATAATATATGCTTTCAAGAAGAATTTGGAAGTTGGTGATTCcaatgaaaaggaaaataaatgaataaatagaAAATTGGAAAAAGTAAGCATACATAAAGAGTgggaaaaagaaggaagaattgAATGAAAAACGTAACACTCCAAATCCATGCATGTTACTTTAATGTATAatctttttattgtttttctttttttattttatataaagaattcaattttgttttttgtaatttcaaagaaaagtttttgattttgattttgattttgattttgatttcgATTTCGATTTTTATTCGGTTTTGATATTTTTGCCAattctctccatttttttttcctgtaatctctctctttatttctatatcttcttcttcttcttcttcttcttctttaagcCGCCTCTCTTTTTTCTCACCTTACCTTCAGCGCTTTGCCACTCTTCTTTTGCATTGTTCTTTGTTGTAACATAAACCCAATTTCCCATATTCTCTCATTTTTCCCACTGAAAAACTACCCACACTCTTCATTTGCTTTGTATATTGTCGTTTCTTCTTCTGATTCGTCTTTTTTCTCACGTGGGTCTTGCTTTATTTTTCATTTCCTCAACTGGGTTAGTCTCGATTTTCTTGTATTGATTCGTTTTTTGATCGTCGGATGTTGAAAAATCTCTCTGATTCTTGGATTTTGTATAATGATGTTTgttggagagagaaaaaaaaaactttatgaCCCATGTTTTTGTTTTCCCTTTTCATTGTGAGTTTATGGCTTTTTGCTTTCTATGATATGATGTGGGTTACGGTTTCTTTTGAGGGGTTTTTTGTATTGTGTGTGTAGTTGCGTTTTCTTGGATTTAGTGATCTTTCTTTTGATGGGTTATGTTCTCGAGCTGGAAATCTAATAATGTGGTTGTTATGAGTTCTGATGTTTTCTTTgatatttttggttttttttttttttttgaggttCTGTAGGAGTCGATCGCTTTTCAGGGtggagtttttgttttttgaaatctttttcTTGGTTTTGAAGGTTTCGTTTCTTGAATGACTTGCTTATTGGGCAATCGATCGTTTCAGATGATGAGATTGTTCTTGATGGGTTTGTGATTGTTGATTAAAGGATGTTGCTATAGAGTACTTGTTGGTTTATTTTTGTACAACGCGAGGTTGTCATTTCAGTTTAAATTTGATGTGATTGAAGATATACTGATAGTACTTTGTTCTTTTGTGATTGTCCTGTTGGTTTTGACATAGGAAATATACTATTCTTCATCTAAGACTTATTACTATTCTGGTATATAGGTGATTAAGGGGGGTTTCCCGtgtacaaaatagaaaaatgggCAGTAAACTGAAGTTTGAACTTGAGAGatttcttagtgagaatccaATAGTCGCTTGTGAAAATGTATTTGCTGAAAAATCTGTTCAAAAAGGAGTATCATCAATGACTGCAGATTCTTGTACTGGTTTGTCCTTGGAGAAACTTCACAGTAATGGAAGTTTGGAGAATGGACCGGTCTTGATCAATGAGTTTCAGCAATCAAGTACTGGTCAGTTTCTGACTGGGGAAAGTAACCGGATCGGAGTTCGATCATTGACATCTGCAGTGGAGAAATTAAGTTTGGGTGGGGAGGGGACAGGGCAAACTTGGATGAATCACCCCAATTTAATGAATGACCAATTTGAAAGTTATATGAATAAGCAATCGATCAACTCTGAACCATCAACGGTAGCTAATCCCTCTTTGAGGTCTTCAAATCGTGTGAGCAATGGTTATTATGAAATTTCTGTGCCAGGTCTTTCCCCTCAGCTCTCATTTCCAGCAAGATTCGTATCTGATGTCCAAAAGAAGGGGGAGGCTGGTCACCTTACACCATTTGAGACTCCTAACTCTGCTATGCCGTTCACTAATGAAGTTCCTGCTAGAAATTTGCAGTTTCCTTTATCCTCTCATCGTGATCAGATGTTGCTGAATGGGTTATCCCCAGTTCATTTTATGCACTCACAACAAATGAATCATGGTGAAATAGGTCCAAATTGTGCAAAAGGAGAGCAGCTCCACAGCTGCAGGATGCAATGGCAGCAGCAATACCTGCATGATCTTCATAATCAGCAACTAGAGCGTTCGAATCTATTTGAATCTTGTGGTAATGCTGCATTTGGGTTGCGGTTTCAGAGTCCTAAGCAGCAACGCTTTGTCGAGGTTCCATTTCATCCCTGTCGTGAGCAATCTAAACATGAAGGATTCTGCAATGGGGCTGCACATTGTGCAGCTTCAGGGATACCAAATCATGCATTTGCTTCACCTTATCTAGATACATTAGATGCACAGGAAAAATGTTTCAAGCAAAGTTCTCCTAGAAAGGTCCCCACAAGGGCCCATGGACTGATCGGAGTTGATACTGAGAAActcaaatattattttagtcAAAACGGATTTCTTTGTCCAAGTTGTTATGTTAGGCAGTATGGTTTTCCTTCAACAGCCAAAGATTGCATCTGTCACGACAACTTTAGGGTACCTTCTATGTTATCTAGTAATGCAAATCGTAACACAGAGATTCCACCTCTAAAATGTAACTCTCTTGATGAAGCCAGTGGTAAAATATATCTCATGGCTAAAGATCAACATGGTTGTCGCTTCTTACAACGGATGTTCAGTGAGGGTACTAAGGAAGATATTGAGATCATTTTTGGTGAGATCATTCATCATGTTTCTGAGCTCATGGTAGATCCTTTTGGAAACTATTTGATACAGAAGCTCCTTGGAGTTTGTGATGAGGATCAGCGCCTTCAAATTCtttacaaaataaatagacCTGGTGAACTAATTCGAATTTCGTGTAATATGCATGGGTATGCTCTATCTCTATTTGTTTCTTGACCTCGGTTCAGCCATCAATTTTATGTCTTTGCTCCACTTATcttctattactattattttttcatGGCTTAATTCTTTAATATAATATTCATGATTTTGAACTACAGGACTCGTGCTGTTCAAAAACTCATTGAGACTCTCAAAACCCCAGAGCAATTTTCCTTGATTGTCTCTTTATTGAAGACTGGTATAGTTATTCTCATGAAAAATGTAAATGGTAACCATGTAGCACAGCATTGCCTGCAGTATTTGATGCCTGATTATATTGGGGTAAGTGGTATATTCCCTTAATTTGTAATTCAAATTATTTGAAGTTTTCCTTTTCTCTCTGCTGTTAAGATAGTATAACACCACCCACCATGATGGAAGAAACATAAGGGATATAAAGTTGAGTGGAAATCTATTTCTTTAAAACAAATTACAAGAAGGAGAAGTTGTTCAGAAGTTCTTGATGTTGTCGTTCCGATGGCTGTACATGAGTACAAGCAACAGATGTAATTGCTGGATTCTGTTTACTTGAAACCTTCCTCTCAATTAATTTAGCCTGTCATCTTGCTTTAGTTTTTCCACTTGTTTATTGTAtaactcttcttctttttgataATTTGGGGACATAAAGTTGAGAGGAAAACTTAGTTGTAACTAACTTGTAAGCATAGAGGATAACCTTCAAGTATCTTCTACATGTCAACAGATTCAATTTATTTGTTTTGCTTTTTTGAAGTGTACGCAGAGAATAGTGTGTTTTCAGTACGAAAATATTGGGAATATTATTACTTTGTTAGGAACTTGGTATAGACATTTGTAGTTAGTTGAGGAGTTAGTTCATGCAACAGTTACGAATGGAGTAAAGAACTTTGGAGATGGGAAGAGTTCTTTTTGGTAGAGATCATCCTTCAAAGACTATAATATTATCTCACATAAGGACATGAGTTCTTTTTGGAAGAGATCATCCTCTCAAAGACTATAATATTATCTCACATAAGAACATTGCCATCCATTATCTTGATGTCTGATGAGTACATTTAGCTTACTTTGACAACTAGATCTAGTTAAATATCAGTAGAGAATAAAAAATTCACATCATTCCCTAATTCCTAGACAGCTAGGAGGTGGCCTTGAAGCTATGTTTTTGCAATGGTGTTTAATTTGTTATGGGAGTTTATGTGGTTTGAAGATTTGGTGAGGACGTGCAAGTCGTAGTGTTGAATTTTAATATCTTTGGTGTTGATTTCATTCTCAATTCTCGTTATGTTTATCCTTGTACCATGCAGTAATGGTGACTGTTTGTTCTTTTCCTCCTCCAAGTATAATGAAAGAGATTTGAAGGATGCACATGGTTacattgtattttattttattctactTGCATGTGCTCTTCTTCCTTGGCTGTTTATTTTGGGATTCTTTTTCACAAGCATTTTTGTGATGACATGGAATGC
The sequence above is drawn from the Cucumis melo cultivar AY chromosome 2, USDA_Cmelo_AY_1.0, whole genome shotgun sequence genome and encodes:
- the LOC103492416 gene encoding ruBisCO large subunit-binding protein subunit beta, chloroplastic, with translation MASTFTAMSSIGTLSAPGSRAMDKKLLPSSDKLTSRTSISSFALPKRQSVVLRRNRSSKISAMAKELHFNQDGSAIKKLQNGVNKLADLVGVTLGPKGRNVVLESKYGSPKIVNDGVTVAKEVELEDPVENIGAKLVRQAAAKTNDLAGDGTTTSVVLAQGLIAEGVKVVAAGANPVLITRGIEKTAKALVSELKKMSKEVEDSELADVAAVSAGNNHEVGSMIAEAMSKVGRKGVVTLEEGRSADNFLYVVEGMQFDRGYISPYFVTDSEKMAVEYENCKLLLVDKKITNARDLINILEDAIRGGYPVVIMAEDIEQEALATLVVNKLRGSLKIAALKAPGFGERKSQYLDDIAILTGGTVIREEVGLSLDKAGKEVLGNASKVVLTKDTTTIVGDGSTQEAVSKRVAQIKNLIEAADQDYEKEKLNERIAKLSGGVAVIQVGAQTETELKEKKLRVEDALNATKAAVEEGIVVGGGCTLLRLASKVDAIKESFENDEEKVGADIVKRALSYPLKLIAKNAGVNGSVVSEKVLSSDNYRYGYNAATGNYEDLMAAGIIDPTKVVRCCLEHAASVAKTFLMSDCVVVEIKEPEPVPAGNPMDNSGYGY
- the LOC103492417 gene encoding uncharacterized protein LOC103492417, with protein sequence MGSKLKFELERFLSENPIVACENVFAEKSVQKGVSSMTADSCTGLSLEKLHSNGSLENGPVLINEFQQSSTGQFLTGESNRIGVRSLTSAVEKLSLGGEGTGQTWMNHPNLMNDQFESYMNKQSINSEPSTVANPSLRSSNRVSNGYYEISVPGLSPQLSFPARFVSDVQKKGEAGHLTPFETPNSAMPFTNEVPARNLQFPLSSHRDQMLLNGLSPVHFMHSQQMNHGEIGPNCAKGEQLHSCRMQWQQQYLHDLHNQQLERSNLFESCGNAAFGLRFQSPKQQRFVEVPFHPCREQSKHEGFCNGAAHCAASGIPNHAFASPYLDTLDAQEKCFKQSSPRKVPTRAHGLIGVDTEKLKYYFSQNGFLCPSCYVRQYGFPSTAKDCICHDNFRVPSMLSSNANRNTEIPPLKCNSLDEASGKIYLMAKDQHGCRFLQRMFSEGTKEDIEIIFGEIIHHVSELMVDPFGNYLIQKLLGVCDEDQRLQILYKINRPGELIRISCNMHGTRAVQKLIETLKTPEQFSLIVSLLKTGIVILMKNVNGNHVAQHCLQYLMPDYIGFLFEAATKSCVEVATDRHGCCVLQKCLAVSDAGHRDRLLSEVVRNALVLSQDQYGNYVVQFALELARCPSMLPWVTSGIFKRLEGHFSDLSIQKYSSNVVERCVYAGDEYLAKVVDELINDERFSQIMLNPYGNYAVQAVLARSGICKSSVHAKLVAAIRPHVPLLRTNMYGKKVLAVLAKTN